AAGATAGTTGAGTGCATAGGTGAAATAATTTTTTTCTAATTCGGCACCTTTTGTATTTTGTGCTTTGAATTTTTCTAATATTTGCTCAACAACACCTTTAAGGTAGAAGAACGAAACATTTCTTGATTTTTCTTGCCAATTTTCACCTGCTACATCACCTGTTACGGCAAGGGCTAAATGTGGCGTTTCGATATATTTTCCGTTTTCTACTCGGTAAGATTTTCCAAATTCAAATAATTTGATGTTGGTATTACGGCGTTTGATATTGTAGTCTAAGTTTGAAAGCAAACTTGGCAGCAAACTTCTACGCATGGTAGAAACATCTTGGCTTAATGAATTAATCAAAGTCACCGAGTTTTCTTCGTTGTAGCCCAACCAGTCGTTGTATTCTTTTTTGTACATTGAAAGGTTCATCGCCTCGTTGAATCCGTGTGTAATCAATAAATCAGAAATTCCCTCGCTCACTTTGTGGTTTAAGAATCCTTCTCCCGCAACGATAGAAGAGCTTACTTTTTCATTGATTTGGATATTGTTGTATCCGTAGATTCTCAAAATATCTTCAATCACATCAATCTCTCGCTGAACATCTACACGATAAGCAGGTACTTTCAATTCTAAAGTTCCGTCTGTTTCAGAGATGATTTCGATATCAAGCAATTCTAAAATTTCTTTGATTTTCTCGCGATGAAGTCTTTCCCCCAAAATTCTTTCTACATTTCTATATTGTAGCAAAACATCAAAATCTTCGATTGGAGTAGGGTAGACATCAACTACTTCACCCACCACTTCGCCACCTGCGATTTCTTGGATTAATTTTACTGCAAAATGTAATGCTTTTACACAATAATTCGGGTCGATTCCTCTTTCAAATCGGAACGATGAATCGCTATTGATGGTTTGGCTTTTGGCAGTTTTTCTTACGCTCACAGGATTGAAGTAAGCACTTTCCAAAAAGATATTTTGTGTGGTTTCGCTCACAGCAGAATCTTTACCACCCATTACACCTGCTATACACATTGGTTCGTTTGCGTTGCAAATCATCAAATCATCGCCGCTCAAGGTGCGTTCTACCTCATCTAGCGTAGTAAATTTCTCGCCATTGGTGGCTTTTTTAACGATAATGGTATTTCCTGCAATTTTATCGGCATCAAAAGCGTGCATGGGTTGTCCCAATCCGTGCAACACATAATTGGTAGCATCTACCAAGTTGTTTTTAGGAGAAAGCCCGATGGCTTTTAATCTCTGTTGAAGCCATTGTGGAGAAGGTGCTACTTTTACTCCTTTGATATAAATTCCTGCATATCTTGGACAAAGCTCAGCATCTTCTACTTTTACTTCAATTGGAGATTTTTCTTTTGAGCTGATTTCAAGTTCGGTATCTGGCTGCTCAAAAGTCGCATTTAATTTTTTAGATTTCATGGCAACGTAGGCGTCTCTTGCTACACCGAAATGCGACATAGCATCTGCACGATTGGCAGTGAGTCCGATTTCGTACACATAATCTACGCTCTCATCAATAATTTCTGATAGGGGAGTTCCGGCTGTTAAACTTTCATCCATTACCCAAATGCCCGAATTGTCTTCAGAAATGCGCAATTCTTTTTGAGAGCAAATCATTCCGTTGGATTCTTCGCCCCTTAGTTTTGCTTTTTTGATGGTAAATGAATTACCCTTATCATCTTTGATTACGGTGCCCACAGTGGCCACGGGAACATTTTGCCCTGCTCCTATGTTAGGCGCACCGCACACGATTTGCTGAATGTTACCATTTCCTAAATCTACGGTTGTAACTTTAAGTTTGTCGGCGTTGGGATGTTGTTCGCAGGTCAATACTTTTCCTACAACAAAACCTTCTAAATCTTCTTTGGCAACGCCAGTTTTTTCTACTCCTTCTACTTCAAGTCCTGTATCGGTTAAAATGGCTGAAACTTTTTCTACATTTAAATCTGTTTTTAAAAAATCAGATAGCCATTGGTGAGAAATTTTCATGTATTATAGATTAAATACTTATTTATGTTGGTTTAAATTTTTTATTTAGCTGAAAGCATTAGTGGCATCACAAGCATTAAGATTTCTTCGCCTTCTTCCAAGTCTCCCACAGGTTTTATGATACCCGCACGGCTTGGCTCAGACATAGAAAGTGTAATGTCTTCGCTTTGTAAATTTTGTAAGATTTCAGACAAGAATTTAGCATTAAATCCAATTTGGAATTCTTCTCCATGGTAGTCGCATGGCAATTTTTCCTCAGCCTTGTTTGCAAAATCCGTATCTTCTGAGTTGATGGTTAATTGATTACCATTTAGTTTTAATCTTACAAGATAAGTTGATTTATTGGCAAAGATAGATACACGGCGTAGCGAGTTCAAGAACATCGTACGGTTGATAGTCATCACTTTTGGATTTTCTTTCGGGATCACAGCACCATAAGCAGGATATTTCCCATCTACCAATCGGCAAGTAATGGTCAAATTCCCTACGCTAAATCTTGCATTGTTTTCGTTATAGTCCACAATCACATCTTCTCCAGAGGGCAAAATATTTTTTAAGATATTCATAGGCTTTTTAGGCATAATGAATTCCGAACCATCTGTTGAATGTAAATCATTTCTTGTATATTTCACCAAGCGGTGTGCATCTGTTCCCACAAATTGTAGGAAATTGCTATTCCATTCGAAATAAACACCTGTCATCACAGGGCGATGAGTATCGTTGCTCGTTGCAAAAATAGTTTTGTTAATCGCCTCTACCAAGACATCGCTCGGGATTGTTGTGGAGCTTACATCTGGCAAAGCTGGTGTTTCTGGAAAATCCTCAGACGAAAGATAAGATAGCTGGTATTTACCTTGATCAGAAACGATTTCTAATTGATTATCTTCTCTTTTTAAGAAAGTTAAAGGCTGGTCTGGGAAAGTTTTAAGCGTATCAAGCAAAATCTTTGAAGGCACGCAAATAGATTCCACATCTTCTGATTGAACTTCGATCACGGTTGAAATGGTGGTTTCTAAATCTGTTGCAGTGATTTTCAATTGATTGTGATCTAAATCAAACAAAAAATTGTCTAAAATAGCTAAAGTATTGCTTGAATTTATGACGCTACCTAGCATTTGTAGGTGCTTTTGCAATGTCGAACTCGCAACGATAAATTTCATATTATATTAATTTTTAATCTATAACTTAATCCAACAAATGTACACAATTAACTTTGAAAATGAAAACTTTTCAAGATACTTAGATTCATTTTAGCCCGATAATCCATTCCATAGTATCAATCCCATCGGCATAATCCCAAAGATTTGGTCGTTGTGCTTGCCCGAGTGGAGTAGTGGTTAAAGTTGTATTAAAGTTTTCTGTCACAAGGCATTGAATCTTGTCTTGTAGCGATTCCAAAGTTTGGTTTAAAATAACATCGGA
This Ornithobacterium rhinotracheale DNA region includes the following protein-coding sequences:
- the dnaN gene encoding DNA polymerase III subunit beta; this encodes MKFIVASSTLQKHLQMLGSVINSSNTLAILDNFLFDLDHNQLKITATDLETTISTVIEVQSEDVESICVPSKILLDTLKTFPDQPLTFLKREDNQLEIVSDQGKYQLSYLSSEDFPETPALPDVSSTTIPSDVLVEAINKTIFATSNDTHRPVMTGVYFEWNSNFLQFVGTDAHRLVKYTRNDLHSTDGSEFIMPKKPMNILKNILPSGEDVIVDYNENNARFSVGNLTITCRLVDGKYPAYGAVIPKENPKVMTINRTMFLNSLRRVSIFANKSTYLVRLKLNGNQLTINSEDTDFANKAEEKLPCDYHGEEFQIGFNAKFLSEILQNLQSEDITLSMSEPSRAGIIKPVGDLEEGEEILMLVMPLMLSAK
- the pheT gene encoding phenylalanine--tRNA ligase subunit beta codes for the protein MKISHQWLSDFLKTDLNVEKVSAILTDTGLEVEGVEKTGVAKEDLEGFVVGKVLTCEQHPNADKLKVTTVDLGNGNIQQIVCGAPNIGAGQNVPVATVGTVIKDDKGNSFTIKKAKLRGEESNGMICSQKELRISEDNSGIWVMDESLTAGTPLSEIIDESVDYVYEIGLTANRADAMSHFGVARDAYVAMKSKKLNATFEQPDTELEISSKEKSPIEVKVEDAELCPRYAGIYIKGVKVAPSPQWLQQRLKAIGLSPKNNLVDATNYVLHGLGQPMHAFDADKIAGNTIIVKKATNGEKFTTLDEVERTLSGDDLMICNANEPMCIAGVMGGKDSAVSETTQNIFLESAYFNPVSVRKTAKSQTINSDSSFRFERGIDPNYCVKALHFAVKLIQEIAGGEVVGEVVDVYPTPIEDFDVLLQYRNVERILGERLHREKIKEILELLDIEIISETDGTLELKVPAYRVDVQREIDVIEDILRIYGYNNIQINEKVSSSIVAGEGFLNHKVSEGISDLLITHGFNEAMNLSMYKKEYNDWLGYNEENSVTLINSLSQDVSTMRRSLLPSLLSNLDYNIKRRNTNIKLFEFGKSYRVENGKYIETPHLALAVTGDVAGENWQEKSRNVSFFYLKGVVEQILEKFKAQNTKGAELEKNYFTYALNYLLNEESLVYVAEVNKDLLKKFDIEQPVYYAEFTMASLYKNYEENKGMKFKNLPKFPSVRRDLALLLNTDTSYDAVRECVEACDSTHIKGVNLFDVYQGDKLPEGKKSYAISLQLQDEEKTMNDKQIDAIMKKVIKALQDKLNAELRN